Proteins from a genomic interval of Paenibacillus sp. RC334:
- the pepF gene encoding oligoendopeptidase F — protein MSEIVKRADAPAENTWKLEDLFPDRKAWDQEYEEVKQLAKKAAQFQGKLNSAEVIVNCFKLEDELSLKTERVYVYAHLHHDEDTAEPTYQGLSQKAKKLGVEVSEALSFVTPEILALPDNQLDALIEDPKLADYRFTLQEMKREKAHILGKSEEALLAQVGNLAQAPQTIFGMLNNADMKFPKIKDENGKEVELTHGSYIQFLESPHREVRERAFKAVYDTYAKNKNTIASTLSANVNKNVFYSNIRKYPSVLEMSLYGDNIPKEVYTNLIDTIHESLPLLHRYIKLRKKLLGVDELHMYDLFAPLVDEYKLDISFEDAKKQTKEGLKPLGKDYLASLQKGYDDRWIDVYENENKRTGAYSWGAYGTHPYVLLNHKDNLNSMFTLAHEMGHALHSYYSDNALKYRDAQYTIFLAEVASTTNEALLMGYLLKKSTDPKEKMYLLTYYADQFRTTVFRQTMFAEFEKIVHERAEQGESLTPQLLSEIYYDLNVKYHGSGMKVDKDIEMEWARIPHFYNSFYVYKYATGFSAATSFSKQILEEGQPAVDRYLGFLKSGGSDYSINILKKAGVDMSSPQPIREAMSVFEEVITEMEKLTAGK, from the coding sequence ATGAGTGAAATCGTAAAACGCGCAGATGCGCCTGCGGAAAATACCTGGAAGCTAGAAGATCTGTTTCCAGACCGCAAAGCATGGGATCAAGAGTACGAAGAAGTTAAACAACTAGCCAAAAAGGCTGCACAATTCCAGGGCAAGCTGAATTCAGCCGAAGTGATTGTCAATTGCTTTAAGCTGGAAGATGAACTATCGCTCAAAACCGAGCGCGTATACGTGTACGCCCATCTACATCATGACGAGGATACCGCTGAACCTACATATCAGGGCCTTTCGCAAAAAGCCAAAAAATTAGGCGTTGAGGTCAGTGAAGCCCTGTCTTTCGTGACACCTGAAATTTTGGCGCTGCCCGACAATCAGCTCGATGCCTTGATTGAAGATCCGAAGCTGGCAGATTATCGCTTTACGCTCCAGGAAATGAAACGGGAGAAAGCGCATATTTTGGGTAAGTCGGAAGAAGCCCTGCTCGCACAGGTCGGTAACCTGGCTCAAGCACCGCAAACCATTTTCGGTATGCTGAACAATGCCGATATGAAATTCCCTAAAATCAAGGATGAAAACGGCAAAGAGGTTGAGCTAACACATGGCAGCTATATTCAATTTCTCGAAAGTCCGCACCGGGAAGTTCGTGAGCGTGCTTTTAAAGCGGTCTATGATACGTATGCCAAAAATAAAAATACGATTGCTTCCACACTGAGTGCCAATGTGAACAAAAATGTTTTTTATTCTAATATTCGCAAATACCCTTCTGTACTGGAAATGTCGTTATACGGTGACAATATCCCAAAAGAAGTGTATACCAATCTGATTGACACCATTCACGAAAGCTTGCCTTTGCTGCACCGTTATATCAAGCTGCGTAAAAAGCTGCTGGGTGTGGATGAGCTTCATATGTATGACCTGTTCGCTCCGCTTGTGGACGAATACAAGCTCGACATTTCGTTTGAAGATGCTAAAAAGCAAACGAAGGAAGGTCTAAAGCCGCTGGGCAAGGACTACCTGGCTTCGTTGCAAAAAGGCTACGATGATCGCTGGATTGATGTGTACGAAAATGAAAATAAACGTACAGGTGCATATAGCTGGGGTGCTTACGGCACTCACCCTTATGTGCTGCTGAACCATAAAGATAACCTGAACAGCATGTTTACACTCGCTCATGAGATGGGACACGCGCTGCATTCGTATTACTCGGATAATGCGTTGAAGTATCGGGATGCCCAGTACACCATTTTCCTGGCTGAAGTAGCATCGACAACGAATGAAGCGTTGCTGATGGGCTACTTGCTGAAAAAGTCCACCGATCCAAAAGAGAAAATGTACCTCCTTACCTACTATGCAGACCAATTCCGCACGACGGTATTCCGTCAAACGATGTTTGCGGAGTTTGAGAAAATCGTACATGAGCGGGCAGAACAGGGAGAGTCCCTTACACCGCAGCTTCTATCAGAGATTTATTATGATCTGAATGTGAAATATCACGGCTCTGGCATGAAAGTAGACAAAGACATTGAAATGGAATGGGCGCGTATCCCCCATTTTTATAACAGCTTTTATGTCTACAAATATGCTACCGGCTTCTCTGCGGCAACCAGCTTCTCGAAACAGATTCTGGAAGAAGGCCAGCCAGCCGTTGACCGTTATTTAGGATTCCTGAAGAGCGGCGGTAGCGATTATTCGATTAATATTTTGAAGAAGGCCGGCGTGGATATGTCCTCTCCGCAACCGATTCGCGAAGCAATGAGCGTATTCGAGGAAGTTATTACGGAAATGGAAAAGCTGACCGCCGGAAAGTAA
- a CDS encoding cold shock domain-containing protein — translation MKGTVKWFNAEKGYGFIQVDGGEDVFVHFSAIQGDGFKTLEEGQAVEFEITEGNRGPQAANVNKL, via the coding sequence TTGAAAGGTACAGTAAAATGGTTTAACGCAGAAAAAGGTTATGGCTTCATCCAAGTGGATGGTGGCGAGGACGTATTCGTACATTTCTCCGCAATCCAAGGCGACGGCTTTAAGACTTTGGAAGAAGGTCAAGCGGTTGAATTCGAAATCACTGAAGGTAACCGTGGGCCCCAAGCAGCTAACGTAAATAAACTGTAA
- a CDS encoding MATE family efflux transporter, which translates to MSAAEASRKPSLTEGPIAKTLFLFSLPMLFGNVIQSLNGTINSIWVGKFLGEAALTAASNGNIIMFFLISAIFGVTMAATIMIGQKIGAGDVAETKRIVGTSAVFFLVLALAVGIIGFFGSPWILRVLNTPAESVDMAITYTRIIFAGMPFLYGYNYIMTVMRGAGDSKTPFYFLLVSVVLDVLLNPLLIFGWGPIPAMGIGGSAAATLIAQGVSFVLILIYLYRVKYFLRITSSELHLLRFDWEIIGTLIRKGVPMGLQMIAVSSSAIALMNLINGYGTVAAAAYTAANNLSSYVQMPAMALGAAVSSFAAQNIGAGRWDRVRKITWIGIVYNFVLTGGLVVLIYIFNREALLMFLPSSGGALELGMRINLITLWSFVIFGITNVITGVVRSTGSVVVPLLITIISLWGIRIPMAYAFVDEYGLDAVWWSFPVGFAISAVAVIFYYAFGKWKQASMGDAFQGLKPVEDEG; encoded by the coding sequence ATGAGCGCAGCAGAGGCGAGTCGTAAACCTTCTTTGACCGAAGGTCCAATTGCCAAAACACTGTTTTTATTCTCCTTGCCGATGCTGTTCGGAAACGTGATACAGTCGCTGAATGGAACGATCAATTCGATCTGGGTCGGCAAGTTTCTGGGCGAGGCTGCATTGACCGCCGCTTCCAACGGAAACATTATTATGTTTTTTCTCATCAGCGCCATCTTTGGTGTCACCATGGCTGCCACTATCATGATCGGACAGAAGATTGGTGCGGGAGATGTCGCTGAAACCAAGCGTATAGTAGGCACAAGTGCAGTCTTTTTTCTTGTACTTGCTCTGGCTGTAGGCATTATTGGATTTTTTGGATCTCCCTGGATTCTTCGTGTGCTGAACACACCTGCTGAATCTGTGGATATGGCAATCACATATACGCGTATTATTTTTGCGGGCATGCCTTTTTTGTACGGTTATAACTATATTATGACCGTGATGAGAGGGGCGGGGGATTCCAAAACACCATTTTACTTTCTACTCGTTTCTGTCGTACTGGATGTGCTGCTCAATCCGCTGTTAATATTTGGATGGGGACCTATACCCGCGATGGGCATCGGGGGTTCCGCAGCGGCTACACTGATCGCTCAAGGGGTCAGCTTTGTGCTGATTCTCATTTATCTTTACCGTGTAAAATACTTTTTGCGTATTACATCTTCAGAGCTTCATTTGCTGAGATTCGATTGGGAAATTATTGGGACCTTAATCCGTAAGGGAGTGCCTATGGGTCTGCAAATGATTGCTGTCTCCTCCAGTGCAATTGCGTTGATGAACTTGATTAACGGATACGGGACAGTGGCGGCTGCGGCTTATACTGCAGCAAATAACTTGTCCAGCTATGTGCAGATGCCAGCCATGGCGCTGGGTGCTGCTGTGTCTTCCTTTGCGGCACAAAATATCGGGGCTGGGCGTTGGGATCGGGTGCGCAAGATCACATGGATTGGAATTGTGTACAATTTTGTACTGACTGGTGGATTAGTAGTATTGATTTACATCTTCAACCGGGAGGCCTTGCTGATGTTCCTTCCTTCTAGCGGCGGCGCTTTGGAACTGGGGATGCGGATTAATCTGATTACGTTGTGGTCTTTTGTCATATTCGGTATTACAAATGTCATTACAGGGGTTGTGCGATCTACGGGTTCCGTAGTCGTGCCACTTTTAATTACCATCATTTCATTATGGGGCATTCGTATTCCTATGGCCTATGCGTTCGTCGATGAATATGGTCTGGATGCTGTATGGTGGAGCTTTCCTGTCGGTTTTGCCATCTCAGCAGTAGCGGTCATTTTCTATTATGCTTTTGGAAAATGGAAGCAGGCCAGCATGGGGGATGCCTTTCAAGGCTTGAAGCCCGTAGAGGATGAGGGATAG
- a CDS encoding lipopolysaccharide assembly protein LapA domain-containing protein, with product MTGKGFYNVAEGGGILKTQWSLIAALVIALLTAVFAVINVKSVQVNLLFRTVNVPLILLILGCTLLGGLIVGSFGIFRQYKLQREIKRLTTQLHTLQEEHTPVVEAYADTAYGTTGSSSAVSTSDKVTEQTFSDPDRLSK from the coding sequence ATGACGGGCAAGGGATTTTATAATGTAGCGGAAGGAGGTGGCATTTTGAAAACACAATGGTCTTTGATTGCAGCTCTTGTTATTGCTTTGTTAACGGCTGTATTCGCTGTCATTAACGTGAAATCGGTCCAAGTAAATCTACTATTTCGTACGGTCAACGTTCCTTTGATTTTACTTATTCTCGGCTGCACTCTTCTTGGAGGGCTTATCGTCGGTTCCTTCGGTATTTTCCGTCAATATAAGCTTCAGAGAGAAATCAAACGTCTGACCACCCAGCTTCATACACTGCAAGAAGAGCACACACCCGTTGTGGAAGCATATGCGGATACGGCCTATGGCACGACGGGTTCGTCCAGCGCGGTGTCTACATCCGACAAGGTTACAGAGCAAACGTTCTCTGACCCTGACCGGTTGTCCAAATGA